In Bacillus weihaiensis, the genomic stretch GTGGTAAAGAAGAGACTGAAATGGTTCATTATTTGCCGAGCTCGGCACGGCTTTTTTTAGAACAGGATAGACGAAAGAGGAATGAACAGATTCCTTTATCTGTGAAGGAAGGTAAGCAATGGCTGAATGGGTTGGAAATTGCAGAGAAGCAACAAGAAAATGAACAGCAAGCTAGTACCTATTCAAAACCTTTCATGTCCTTAACGTCTGTCGATTTTCAGTACTCGAAAAGTACACCGAAAATTTTACAAGATCTTTCCTTATCTATTTTTGAAGGGGAATGGCTGTCCGTTGTAGGAGCAAATGGTACAGGAAAATCAACCCTATTAAAAGTGATGGCAGGTCTGTTGAAACCCCAAAGAGGTTCGATTCTCTTTGATGGGAAGAAGCTAAAAAAACAACAACCAAAACAAATTGGGTACCTGCCTCAAAATCCTAAGTTATTCTTTGTTCATGAAACAATTGAAGAAGAGCTTAAAAGTAGTTTGGCGAATCATAACATAGTAGATCCTAAAAAATGGTTAGAATTAATTGAGATTTTTCAATTAGAACAGCTTCTAAACCGTCATCCTTATGATGTGAGTGGGGGAGAAATACAAAAGGCAGCTTTAGCAGGAGTGATGCTTGCAAACCCAAAGCTTTTATTGATTGATGAGCCTACAAAAGGTCTTGATCCGGCGATGAAGCGTCAGTTCGGTAAGTTGTTAAAACACCTTCAACATCAAGGGGTTACAATAGTAATGGTTACGCATGATATCGAATTTGCCGCTTTGTTTTCTACACGTTGTGCGATGATGTTTCAAGGTGAGATTACGATGGAGGCTCCTTCCAAGACCTTTTTTAGTGGAAATGCATTTTACACGACTGTTTGCAATCGTATCACACGAGGAAGTCATGCTCCAGAGATCGTAACAGTCGAGGAGGCGAGGGGAAAATGGGACGTTCTGGGATAATTCTTTTCATCCTTTTTCTTTGTACAACATTCCTAGTGATCGCTTTACCATTTTTTCTAGGAGGTTACTATTTACTATCGAGTTTTCTTTTTCTCCTGTTAACCTTTGTCCCATTTATGATCCGATTTGAAAGAAGGAAGGTAGCAGGAAGAGAGCTTGTTTTACTTGCTGTGATGGCTGCAATTGCTGCAGTTAGCCGCATTCCTTTTGCATCCATCCCAAATGTTCAACCGACGACATTTGTCATTATTGTAGCAGCGCTAGCCTTTGGTGCAGAAAGTGGATTTGTTATTGGAGCTCTAGCTGCACTAGTCTCGAATTTATTTTTAGGTCAAGGGCCGTGGACACCATGGCAAATGTATGCCTGGGGAACGATAGGTTTGACGGCAGGGTTATTGCGGAATACATCTTTTATGAAAAGTATGAGTGGAAAAGTTGTCTTCGGATTTCTATCAGGGATCCTATTTGGCTGGGTGATGAACCTATGGCAAATAATAAGTTTAGGAGATAGCATCACTTTCGAGCAGGTGGTCGCTTATTATGGTTTAAGTTTCTATTTTGACTTGGCTCATGCTTTTGCTAATATTTTTTTTCTCCTTGTCTTTGCTAAAAGTTGGCTAAAAATATTGGAGCGTTTTCGAAAAAAATATGGACTGCTAGAAATGGAATCGTGATTTTTACATGAGATGTCGTGACGGAGAGTCTGGGACATATGTGTTTTAGTTAATGAGAAACCCGAACGATCAGGTGATTTTCTAATGAAAATCTCCCCTATCGTTCGGGTTTTATTCTTTGTCACTACATGTATTGTTTATGAATATGATTGTTACTCGCTAGTGAAATGGAGCGGAAAGACACTTGACTCCGGCGGGAGAATAGAGGAAAGGGTGAGATCCCACAGGAGTAGCCGAGGAGGTTAAAGCTCCCTCCCTAGTAAAAGCAGTTCATTTTTCCCCGCGGAAAGCAAGTGGATGCAGCGGAATGGAACGTACTTATTCTTCCACCATAAGTAGGGATAGGAGAAAGAACAGTTTGTTTTTAACCAACTTAACATGGGGTAGAACAAAGTGGTTGAGTTGTTATTAGAGTGGAAGGATCTTCTGCGTGAGAAGCATGTCAAATTCAAATGGAGGCTCCCCGAAAGCAAATGACTGTAACGGAAATGAACGACCACGTTTAGCAGAGCCAAAGAAAAATATACCAATGATTCAACCTATTTTCAGAAAATGATGCATGTTAATAAAAATGACTAGTTACCTTTTTCTTCAATTCATGTTATACTTGTTTATGTAACATATGTTCATTTGATTGTGAACATAATTTCAGTTAAGGGGGATCGATTATGAAAATTGGTGTAGTTCACTTTGGTTGTGCATTAGAAGGTACAACTCAAATTGTTCGAGGTCTTATACACGCGTTATCCCCTAATGATGATGTGACGTTAGTCGGGATTGAATGGGATGATAACTCTCAAGGTATTCGACTAAAACAGATCTCTCATCTAGATTTGCATCCATTAATAGGTACGAAGGATCTTGTCCGTGCATTTCCTCTGAAAATCTGGGAGGAATATGAAAGTTCAATTGCAAATGAATTACTTGGTGTAGATAAGGTTATTTTATTAGGGGTTAGTCCTCTATCTGATCACTCACATACATCACGTTTTTTACATGTGCCGATTAGTATTCAAAACGATGTGAAAGAGTCACAGTATACCCTTGGATTCGACACTGCTTTAAATGCGATTGTTAAAAACGTTGAACTAGTAAGGGATACAGCGAGCTCACTTTCTTATGGCAAGGTAAGAGTTTTTAACGTGCAAATACCTGGTACCTTCCCCTCACGTTTGTTACTTCATGCGGCTGGTGCTGTGGAGGCAGAGGTCATATGGGATCAAACAAATGAGGTCATCGAAAAGCTAAAGCGTCATATTGAAGAGAAACAGGATAAACAAGAAGGGTATACCTTCTTTATGATGAATGAAAGTATTGATTTAGGGGCATTAGAACCACATTTCAAAGACTATGATGTCGATTGGAAAATCGTCGTGATTGATGAATCCCAATGTGGAGGTCCGTTTCCTACAGCGCTGGATCGTTTGATTGCCAACAAATTAAAGAAAGCCGTCATTGAGTGGATTCAACATGACCAACCAAGCGGGCAACTAGTATTTGATGGCGAGAAGGTTTTGTTTGTCACTAGCATGTTGTAAATGCTTTAAAGATACTAAGAAATCATGAAACGAAAGATATGGAGGAATAAGAATGACTGAATTAACTAGAACAGACAAATTGTCAATTGAAACAATTCGTACATTATCGATTGATGCAATTGAAAAAGCAAATTCTGGACACCCTGGAATGCCAATGGGTGCAGCACCAATGGCTTACACACTTTGGACAAAATATATGAATGTAAACCCATCAAACCCAAGCTGGTTTAACCGTGACCGCTTTGTTTTATCTGCAGGACATGGTTCTATGCTTTTATATAGCTTGCTGCATTTAACAGGCTATGATGTTTCAATGGATGATTTAAAATCTTTCAGACAATGGGGGAGTAAGACTCCAGGTCACCCTGAATTTGGTCATACTCCGGGTGTAGATGCAACGACAGGTCCACTAGGACAAGGGATTGCAATGGCAGTAGGTATGGCTATGGCAGAGCGTCATTT encodes the following:
- a CDS encoding ABC transporter ATP-binding protein, which produces MAFLDAKNVSFAYPDETEKVLHNLSFTVERGEFIVLCGPSGSGKSTLLRLLKKEISPHGVKEGEIRLDNHLISHSHSSEQLIRDIGMVFQDPENQIVMEHVLDELVFGLENMGATTEEMRKKVAEIVHFFGIESLLHRKTHELSGGQKQLVNLASVLLLEPKLLLLDEPTAQLDPIAAREFIAMLQTMNEEFGMTIIIAEHRLEELFGLADKALFLEKGELVIYDTPRNVIGHIGGKEETEMVHYLPSSARLFLEQDRRKRNEQIPLSVKEGKQWLNGLEIAEKQQENEQQASTYSKPFMSLTSVDFQYSKSTPKILQDLSLSIFEGEWLSVVGANGTGKSTLLKVMAGLLKPQRGSILFDGKKLKKQQPKQIGYLPQNPKLFFVHETIEEELKSSLANHNIVDPKKWLELIEIFQLEQLLNRHPYDVSGGEIQKAALAGVMLANPKLLLIDEPTKGLDPAMKRQFGKLLKHLQHQGVTIVMVTHDIEFAALFSTRCAMMFQGEITMEAPSKTFFSGNAFYTTVCNRITRGSHAPEIVTVEEARGKWDVLG
- a CDS encoding ECF transporter S component yields the protein MGRSGIILFILFLCTTFLVIALPFFLGGYYLLSSFLFLLLTFVPFMIRFERRKVAGRELVLLAVMAAIAAVSRIPFASIPNVQPTTFVIIVAALAFGAESGFVIGALAALVSNLFLGQGPWTPWQMYAWGTIGLTAGLLRNTSFMKSMSGKVVFGFLSGILFGWVMNLWQIISLGDSITFEQVVAYYGLSFYFDLAHAFANIFFLLVFAKSWLKILERFRKKYGLLEMES
- a CDS encoding 6-phosphofructokinase → MKIGVVHFGCALEGTTQIVRGLIHALSPNDDVTLVGIEWDDNSQGIRLKQISHLDLHPLIGTKDLVRAFPLKIWEEYESSIANELLGVDKVILLGVSPLSDHSHTSRFLHVPISIQNDVKESQYTLGFDTALNAIVKNVELVRDTASSLSYGKVRVFNVQIPGTFPSRLLLHAAGAVEAEVIWDQTNEVIEKLKRHIEEKQDKQEGYTFFMMNESIDLGALEPHFKDYDVDWKIVVIDESQCGGPFPTALDRLIANKLKKAVIEWIQHDQPSGQLVFDGEKVLFVTSML